The Nostoc sp. PCC 7524 nucleotide sequence TGGTAGCTGGTGGGTTTATGTTTGGCGGTTTGATGTTTGGCCCTGACTTAGATATCTATTCCCGTCAATACCAACGTTGGGGTGTTTTACGTTGGATTTGGCTACCTTATCAAAAAAGTCTCCGCCATCGTTCTTTCTTATCTCACGGGCCGATTATTGGCACGACGTTGCGAGTGGTGTATCTCAGCAGTGTGTTGGCTATTGTGGCTGTGATGATTTGGGCAGTGGCTGAGAAGTTAGGGAATGTGAGCGTGAGTTGGCAAGATGTAGAGGAAACTGTGGGGCGATCGCTTTTCAGTTACGCTACAGAATTTCTTGCCCTATTCTTAGGTTTAGAATTGGGTGCGATGAGTCATTCTCTTAGCGATTGGGGGGGATCGGCTTACAAGCGGTTTTGTCAGCAGGGGGTGAAGGGACTACTTTCTAGTGGCAAAATTAAGCAACGTAAAGTAATTAGTCGTCGCTCTACGAGGGGAGGCAGGAGGAAAAAAGGTAAAATTTGAAACGCAAATGTACGCGAACTGAAACGCACAGGGACGCAGGGTTATGGAATTGAATCAAAATCAGGTTGAGACTTTGGGGGCGTTGCAGGAGTTAATTGAGGTGGTGGCGAAGTTGCGATCGCCTGATGGGGGTTGTCCTTGGGATTTGGCACAAACTCCCCAAACCCTAACACCTTATGTGATTGAGGAGGCTTATGAGGTAGTAGACGCGATTAAGCATGGGACTCAGGCAGAAATTACGGAAGAATTGGGGGATTTGCTGTTACAGGTGGTATTACAGGCGCAGATTGCTAGTGAGTATAAGCAATTTTCTCTGCAAGAAGTGGCTCAAGGTATTGCCCAAAAGTTAATTCGCCGTCATCCCCATGTGTTTGGTGATGTGTCGGTGCAAAATGTGGATGAGGTGCGGCAGAACTGGGAACAAATCAAGGCGTTGGAGAAAGGTGAAGCCTCTCCAGATAGTCAAAAACTAAGTACCAAACTCAGCCGTTATGGAAGGACGCTACCTCCACTCACAGCCGCAATGAAGATTTCTCAAAAGGCGGCGGCGGTTGGGTTTGAATGGGAAAATATTGATGGGGTCTGGGCAAAGTTCCATGAGGAGTTACAAGAATTTCAACAAGCATTAGCCGAGGAAACACCAGAACGTCAACAGGCGGAATTAGGTGATTTACTATTTGCAGTGATTCAGTTAGCCCGTTGGTATAATCTTGACCCCAGTGCAGGGTTACAAGGTACAAATCAGCGATTTATCCAGCGTTTACAGAAAATGGAGGCAGTGGTTGATCGCCCCCTTTCGGATTACAGTTTGGATGAGTTAGAGACTTTGTGGCAACAGGCAAAAGCCCAACTTGCTCAAGAGTAGTTATCAAGAGGCAATAGGCAATAGGCAATAGGCAATAGGCAATAGGAAAGAAGAGGGTAGGGGTGTACTCAGTTTTTTATGGGACAGCGCAGGCTACGCCAACAAAAATCAAATAGGAGTATATATTGTGCAACTTGTGATTAATTACGCCTCTAGGTGAATACTGCTGATGCCAAAATCTCCCTTGAAGTAGCTTGTTTATAAATCACAAGGCAGTATTATTTAAACCAACAATTCATAATCAATGCAACACAACCGCTTGATTGATTGTAAAATGGAGGCGGGATTTTGCCATTTGGTCAATTAATTGGTTTCTTCCTAGTTATTATATCTTTGTATATTCTTTGGCAAATTCGTCAAATAGTTTTGATAGTATTTGCTGCTGTGGTTTTGGCAACTGTTTTAAACAACTTTGTCCAATTTTTACAAAAATTTCGTATTAAACGAGGTTTGGCTATTTTTATAGCTGTTAATATTTTATTATTTTTGATATTAGGTTTTTTTCTTTTCCTCGTCCCGCAGTTGATTGAGCAATTACAACAATTGACTACCCTGATGCCCAGGGCATTAGATCAAGTGAGAGTTTGGAATGAGTTTTTAGTACGGATAATCCCCAATGATATTTTAGATAATATTCGTAACCTGGGATATATCACTCAAGATATACAAGTATGGTTAAATCGGATAATAAATAACTTAGTCTTTTTAGTTACTAGGTCACTTAATATCGCTTTAGGCATATTATTATTATTAGTGCTGACGATTATGCTACTGGCAAACCCTGTTTCCTATCGCAGAGGTTTTGTCTTCCTATTTCCTGCCTTCTATCGTCCGCGAGTTCATGTAATTTTAAATAAGTGTGCATTAGCTTTAATTGGTTGGATTAGAGGCACGCTATTGACTATGTTATTAGTTAGCATTTTCAGCTATATCGGATTGTCAATTTTGGGAGTGCCATTAGCCTTAATCAATGCTACTTTGGCAGGATTGTTAGAGTTTATCCCTAATTTGGGGCCAACACTGAGTGTCTTTCCACCCGCTTTATTGGCTCTGCTTGATGCTCCTTGGAAAGCTGCTGGTGTGGTAGTTTTATATTTTATTATTCAGCAGGTAGAAAGTTTCGTTATTGTGCCTATAGTAATGAAAAGTCAGGCCTCACTATTACCAGCAGTTACTTTATTATCAGTGGTGATATTTGGGTCCTTTTTTGGGTTTTTGGGTGTGTTCTTAGCTGTGCCATTAGTGATTGTTTTACAAATTTGGATACAGGAAGTTTTAGTGAAAGATATACTGAACCAGTGGCAAAGTTAATGTACAGTGATAGATGAGGCGATCGCATTACCTAAACATCACTGTATGGAACCCAATTTATTAGAAGATTTAAGTCATAAAATCATTCCTCAACAACCCATATTCACCAGTAAAAAAACTGGATGGCAAAATGTTTTTCTAGCTTATTATCAACATCCCAGGGCAGAAATTTGTCAGCATACCGTCCCATTCCATGTATTAGAAGTAATTGATCCGACATCTAGCTCAAATCACGAACGCCGCTTCGGAAATAATTTTTTATCTTATAAAATTAGTGGTGGTGAAACTTGTTTTTGTCCGGCTCATACTCATCATTGGACAAGTTGGGAAGAACAACTAAACTTCACAGTGTTGGTATTTGAACCAAGATTATTTGAGCAATTGGCTAGTGAAACTTTAGGTTGTGAGCAAATTGAATTCATCCCTCAATGGCAAATTTTTGATCCCGTCATTCAAACTATCACTAACGCCCTCAAAGCAGATTTAAATGCTGGATGTCCAGCCGGACGCTTATATGGTGAGTCATTTGCAATGGCTCTCATTACTCATCTAATCAAGCAATTTACTATATCAAAACGAAATCATTATTCATCTTTTGGAGAACTACCAAAACATAAACTAAAAACTGTGTTGGATTATATTCAAGCAAATTTAACTGAAGATATTACCCTAGAAGAATTAGCCAAAGTTGCAGGTATTAGTCAATTTTACTTTGCTAGATTGTTTAAAAAATCAATGCACCTACCACCACATCAATATATTCTTAGACAGCGCATCGAACTAGCCAAGCAATTACTTCAGCAACCAGAATATAACATTACAGACGTGGCTTTACAGTGTGGTTTTGCACATCCAACTCATCTTAGTCGTCATTTTCGTCGCTTAGTTGGGATGTCTCCTAGTGATTTTAAAAAGTTATAGCAAGAATGTGCTGCTGTTGGCAAAAACAGGCGCGACTTCACCACCGGGATATCGATACAGTGTGAATTGTTCAAAGTAATTCACTCAATTATATGCTGAATAATCTCCCAGGCAAGATGATAGAACTGAATGGAGTTGAATATTTCGTCAGAGATTCTAGTACAGGGAAAGAATCTGTTTTATTACTGCATGGTTGGCCTGATGATGGTAATTTATGGAAACATCAAATCATTGCTTTATTAGAGCATGACTATCGTGTAATTTGTCCAGATTTACTGGGTTATGGTTTAAGTGGAACACCCACAGATATCAGTCGATATCAATTTACTCATTTAGTCAATGATATGATTACACTTCTAGATAAATTGGCAGTGGAAAAAATACATTGTATTGCTCATGATTATGGTGCTGTAATCGGTTGGGAACTAGCCGCACACACAGAGCGATTGCAAACCTTGACAGCTATGTCTGTGGGTCATTTGACAGAGTTCTGCAAAACTTCCCTTGAGCATTTACAATTTCAATGGATTTACTTTTTAAATAGCCATGATGTTGCGCCTCAACTATATCGAGTCAAAAATGGTTATTTACTTCGGGAAGTGTTGGGTAGCCATCCCTACCGAGAGGAGATTTTAAAAAATACTCTCAAACCGGGTGTATTAGAAAATATGCAGCGACTAGAAAAAGCCAATCCTGTACCTAATTATTTACTGGCTGCTTTAGCTGGAGAATTACCTGAGCCTGTACCAATTAAAGTTCCTACCCTGGGTATTTGGAGTAATCAAGATGATGTTCTGTGGGAATCACAGATGCAGAATTCTGAAAAATACATATCAGCAGAGTGGCAGTATGAAAAGATTGTAGATGCAGGACATTGGTTTATGCTTGAGCAACCACAGCAGATAAATCAACTGTTATTGAATTGGCTGAAAAAACATTCATATAGCTTGAAAATAGAGGCTAGGGACTAGGGAAGAAGAATTTTCATCTTTGGTTGTGGTTTTTTTCATAAATAGCTGATTTGCTAGGCAATTGCGGCTACATCATGGTCTATGGTTCTCATGCCCAAACGCGCACGAATTTCGCTCACTTGGACATCCCAAAACTGATCCCATTTTTGGGCTATTAGTTTACCAGGAGTCTGAGAACCTAGCCTATAGCCGCGAGCTATTTCTGTCATCAAATCTTGAAATCTTGTTGGTTGATAAAGACTAATCATTACCATACTAAAACTTACTAACATCACACTGATAGGAATTGGAGTTTGAGCTAAAACAAACGCTTGTAGTCCAATTTCTCCAACACCATCAGTATCAAATCCAGCGACTACATGATAAATATCATGGGTAGAACGCCACAGCATTTTGAGATAGGAAATATCATCAACTACAGGGACTTTTTTGTAAAAGTAAGGGTCAAAACCTCTAGTTTTCATCTCTCTGGCGTAGATATGACCTAAAGTTCCCTCTGGGAGTTTGGCTAAGTCATCTAAATCCAAAGGTGCAGGTAGCCAGCGTTCTTGAAATAAGGCATTGATTTCTGGATTTTTTTTCAATTCATCAACTGCTAACTGTGCCATTTCTGTTTGGTCAAGTGCATCCTCGAAGTCAAATATTGGGTCAGTATTACCATTTCTGGGCTTGAGGGTGCTAGCAGCTAAAAATTCTATGTAGGCGAGGAGTCCTTTGTCATTATTGTAGTTAATTACATTATTCATAGTAATTTGTCAGGTGAAGATTTACGCACCAAGTGCAGGGGAAAATATGTACCTCAATTTTTGACAGACTAATCATAATTTTCATGAATCCCCAGAGGTATTTATGACAATAATCATCGCCAACACAAAACCTCGACTTCTTACAGAAACCGAGGTTTTTAAAATTTCAACTATTGTCTCAACTCAAGTATGCTTACTTAAGCATTAACCAAATTTGCACAATTCAAAACTTTTTCTGTGAGCCATTTATACCAACTATCTAAACCAGCACCTGTGGTGGCAGAAACCTGAAAAATTTGCATATGAGGATTTACCTGATGGGCGTATTCTATACAACGCTGGACATCAAACTGCACATAAGGTAACAAGTCAATTTTAGTGAGAATCATAATCTCACTAGCGCGAAACATATGGGGATATTTAATGGGCTTATCTTCCCCTTCTGTGACGGAGAGAATTACTACCTTTGCTTGTTCGCCTAAATCAAATAAAGCTGGGCAGACTAAATTACCCACATTCTCAATCATCAAAACTGAGTTTAATGGTGGGTTTAGTTGTTGTAAACCTCTTTCTATCATAGATGCGTCTAAATGACAGCCTGTACCTGTATTGATTTGAACAACTTTACAGCCTGTCGCTCTAATTTTTTCAGCATCATTAATTGTTTCTTGGTCGCCTTCAATGACGCTGATAGGTAACTGGTGTTTCAGGTCATTAATTGTGCGAGTTAAAAGAGTTGTCTTACCTGCACCAGGGGAACTCATTAAGTTTAAAGCCAGAATATTCCGACCTTTAAACCATCCACGATTTTGGGCTGCTAGTAGGTTATTTTTTCCTAAAATTTCTTGTTCTAAAGATATAGTTGTGCCGTGAATTTGAGCATGAATTTGCGATGCTTCCTGTTCATGATGATGGTCATGATTGTGGGAATGGGTAATCACAGTACCATCAGGTAAAGTGTGGGTGTGATGATGGTGATTGTGTTCCATTTCACCTGTTTCTAAATTAGTAATTTTGCTGTCAGCATCATCAGAACAACCGCAAGTTACACACATACTTCCTCAACCTCTATCTCTTTAATTTTTAGTTCTTCACCAGTGATTAAATCTAAGTGGACACTACCACATTCACATAGACCAAATGGTTTTTCTAAAGCAATTTCAGCACCACACTGACGGCATTTTGCTAACCCAGGAATGGCAATAATTTCTAACGTTGCGCCTGCTAGTGATGTCCCTTGTGTACAAATATCAAAGCAAAATTGTACAGCGTCAGGCATAATCGCTGATAGTTTGCCAATTTCTACCACAACCCGGCGCACTTTTGCACCTTTGGCATATTCATTGACAATGGCGACGATATTTTGCGTAATTCCTAGTTCGTGCATAAAAATATCTGCTTAATTATTAACAAATTCGTGGTAATTGTTCGCCGACTAACATATCAACAATACGTTCTGTGCCGAAGGCAGTTTTTAACAAGACAACTCCTGGAGGTGCAGAAATAACCTCACCAATAATACAGGCATTTTTCCCGGCAGGGTGAGATTGCATTGCTGATAAAACTGTATCGGCTTTGTCACTGCCTACCACTACTACTAACTTACCTTCATTAGCTAGATATAATGGGTCTAAACCCAAAATTTCACACATTCCTTGGACTTCTTCTCGCACGGGGATAGATGCTTCATTGATACGTATCCCTACATGAGAACTCAAGGCAAATTCATTTAAAACTGTGGCTAAACCCCCGCGTGTAGCATCGCGCATGGCGTGAATTTCAGGGCATACATTCAGAATAGTTTCTACTAATCCATGCAACGGCTGACAGTCGCTTTTAATATCAGTTTCTAAAGCTAATTCACCACGGGCAATTAAAATTGCTGCGCCATGATTGCCTAATTCACCGTTGATGATTATGGCATCTCCTGGTTGAATATTGTGGGCAGAAATATTAATTCCTGTGGGGATAATACCAATACCAGCAGTGTTAATAAATAATTTATCAGCCGCACCACGATACACAACTTTGGTGTCACCAGTCACGATTTGCACTCCGGCGGTTTGGGCGGCTGCTTTCATACTCGCTGCAACCCGCCGCAGGGTTGCTGTGGGTAATCCTTCTTCTAAAATGACGCTACAAGTAAGATATAAAGGTTTTGCACCACTGACAGCTAAATCGTTAATTGTACCGTTAACAGCTAATTCACCTATATCACTACCAGGAAAAAATAAGGGGTCTACAACATAGGAATCTGTGGTAAAAGCTAGTCTATCTCCCTGCGGTAAAAGCTGGGATAAATTAAAGCTGGCTTGGTCTTCTAATTGGGAAAGTATAGGATTATCAAAACTACTGACAAAAATATCATCAATTAAGTCGCGCATGGCTTTACCACCACTACCATGTGCCAGGGTGATATGAGTGTCACGAACTGTACTTTGACGACGGCGGACTTGTTCAATTTTTTGAAATAGGGGATTGGGAGTTGAGTTATGAGCAGAAAAATCCATATTAATTAAGTTTTGATTATTATTTTGTTGGTAAGATACGTTACGCTTTGGTAACGCACCTTACATTTATTTTGTAGTTCTATCTACCAGATTCATCGTGTCTGCCACGATGTCTGTCACAATGCAATATGCCATTAACAGCCCAATTTTCTCTTTCAAATTCATCAATGTGAATGGTAATCCATTCGGGCTTGGTATCTAATGCTGCAACCATCGCATTGGTAATGGCTTCTACTAAATGCCGTTTTTTCTCAATGGAATGTCCTCTAGCAATTCTGACGGTGACGAATGGCATACAATTTGTCCTCGCAGTGTTGTTGTATGAAGTGTATCGCTGCTGATTTGGAGGTTATGAGGAGATAGTCACTTTTGGCTGTTCAACTGTTTGTTTTTGCATAACAGTCGAAAATCTGCCATATTTATAGTATGCTGCACAGGCTCCTTCGGAAGACACCATACAAGTACCTATTGGGGTTTCGGGAGTACAAGCTGTACCAAATACTTTACACTGCCAAGGTTTGAGGACTCCTTTGAGAATTTCGCCACACTGACAAGCTTTATGATCTGCTACTTTTTGGTTAGGAATGGTAAATTTTAATTCAGCATCAAATTGGGCATATTCTGGGCGAATTGTTAAACCAGAATAGGGGATTTCATTTAAGCCTCGCCATTCAAAAGTTTCGCGGACTGCAAAGACTTGATTCATGGCTGCTAAGGCTACTTGATTACCGGCTTTTTGGACTAATCTGTTATATTGGTTTTCAACTTCACAGCGATTTTCTATTAGCTGTTGTAACAGCATCCAAATTGATTGCAATATATCTAATGGTTCAAAGCCAGAAACAACTATCGGTTTATGATACTTTTGGGCTATAAATTCATAAGGTTCAGTGCCAATTACCATACTGACATGACCAGGCCCGACAAATCCATCTAGTTGTAAATCAGGGTTATCTAGTAAGGCTTGCAGGGCG carries:
- a CDS encoding metal-binding protein; this translates as MPSGRTHDRITLWALPVVAGVTFWQTRSGNVTLLVAGGFMFGGLMFGPDLDIYSRQYQRWGVLRWIWLPYQKSLRHRSFLSHGPIIGTTLRVVYLSSVLAIVAVMIWAVAEKLGNVSVSWQDVEETVGRSLFSYATEFLALFLGLELGAMSHSLSDWGGSAYKRFCQQGVKGLLSSGKIKQRKVISRRSTRGGRRKKGKI
- the mazG gene encoding nucleoside triphosphate pyrophosphohydrolase — protein: MELNQNQVETLGALQELIEVVAKLRSPDGGCPWDLAQTPQTLTPYVIEEAYEVVDAIKHGTQAEITEELGDLLLQVVLQAQIASEYKQFSLQEVAQGIAQKLIRRHPHVFGDVSVQNVDEVRQNWEQIKALEKGEASPDSQKLSTKLSRYGRTLPPLTAAMKISQKAAAVGFEWENIDGVWAKFHEELQEFQQALAEETPERQQAELGDLLFAVIQLARWYNLDPSAGLQGTNQRFIQRLQKMEAVVDRPLSDYSLDELETLWQQAKAQLAQE
- a CDS encoding AI-2E family transporter, with the translated sequence MPFGQLIGFFLVIISLYILWQIRQIVLIVFAAVVLATVLNNFVQFLQKFRIKRGLAIFIAVNILLFLILGFFLFLVPQLIEQLQQLTTLMPRALDQVRVWNEFLVRIIPNDILDNIRNLGYITQDIQVWLNRIINNLVFLVTRSLNIALGILLLLVLTIMLLANPVSYRRGFVFLFPAFYRPRVHVILNKCALALIGWIRGTLLTMLLVSIFSYIGLSILGVPLALINATLAGLLEFIPNLGPTLSVFPPALLALLDAPWKAAGVVVLYFIIQQVESFVIVPIVMKSQASLLPAVTLLSVVIFGSFFGFLGVFLAVPLVIVLQIWIQEVLVKDILNQWQS
- a CDS encoding helix-turn-helix domain-containing protein, producing the protein MEPNLLEDLSHKIIPQQPIFTSKKTGWQNVFLAYYQHPRAEICQHTVPFHVLEVIDPTSSSNHERRFGNNFLSYKISGGETCFCPAHTHHWTSWEEQLNFTVLVFEPRLFEQLASETLGCEQIEFIPQWQIFDPVIQTITNALKADLNAGCPAGRLYGESFAMALITHLIKQFTISKRNHYSSFGELPKHKLKTVLDYIQANLTEDITLEELAKVAGISQFYFARLFKKSMHLPPHQYILRQRIELAKQLLQQPEYNITDVALQCGFAHPTHLSRHFRRLVGMSPSDFKKL
- a CDS encoding alpha/beta fold hydrolase, with the translated sequence MLNNLPGKMIELNGVEYFVRDSSTGKESVLLLHGWPDDGNLWKHQIIALLEHDYRVICPDLLGYGLSGTPTDISRYQFTHLVNDMITLLDKLAVEKIHCIAHDYGAVIGWELAAHTERLQTLTAMSVGHLTEFCKTSLEHLQFQWIYFLNSHDVAPQLYRVKNGYLLREVLGSHPYREEILKNTLKPGVLENMQRLEKANPVPNYLLAALAGELPEPVPIKVPTLGIWSNQDDVLWESQMQNSEKYISAEWQYEKIVDAGHWFMLEQPQQINQLLLNWLKKHSYSLKIEARD
- a CDS encoding Coq4 family protein; protein product: MNNVINYNNDKGLLAYIEFLAASTLKPRNGNTDPIFDFEDALDQTEMAQLAVDELKKNPEINALFQERWLPAPLDLDDLAKLPEGTLGHIYAREMKTRGFDPYFYKKVPVVDDISYLKMLWRSTHDIYHVVAGFDTDGVGEIGLQAFVLAQTPIPISVMLVSFSMVMISLYQPTRFQDLMTEIARGYRLGSQTPGKLIAQKWDQFWDVQVSEIRARLGMRTIDHDVAAIA
- the hypB gene encoding hydrogenase nickel incorporation protein HypB, with the translated sequence MCVTCGCSDDADSKITNLETGEMEHNHHHHTHTLPDGTVITHSHNHDHHHEQEASQIHAQIHGTTISLEQEILGKNNLLAAQNRGWFKGRNILALNLMSSPGAGKTTLLTRTINDLKHQLPISVIEGDQETINDAEKIRATGCKVVQINTGTGCHLDASMIERGLQQLNPPLNSVLMIENVGNLVCPALFDLGEQAKVVILSVTEGEDKPIKYPHMFRASEIMILTKIDLLPYVQFDVQRCIEYAHQVNPHMQIFQVSATTGAGLDSWYKWLTEKVLNCANLVNA
- a CDS encoding hydrogenase maturation nickel metallochaperone HypA/HybF; protein product: MHELGITQNIVAIVNEYAKGAKVRRVVVEIGKLSAIMPDAVQFCFDICTQGTSLAGATLEIIAIPGLAKCRQCGAEIALEKPFGLCECGSVHLDLITGEELKIKEIEVEEVCV
- the hypE gene encoding hydrogenase expression/formation protein HypE; its protein translation is MDFSAHNSTPNPLFQKIEQVRRRQSTVRDTHITLAHGSGGKAMRDLIDDIFVSSFDNPILSQLEDQASFNLSQLLPQGDRLAFTTDSYVVDPLFFPGSDIGELAVNGTINDLAVSGAKPLYLTCSVILEEGLPTATLRRVAASMKAAAQTAGVQIVTGDTKVVYRGAADKLFINTAGIGIIPTGINISAHNIQPGDAIIINGELGNHGAAILIARGELALETDIKSDCQPLHGLVETILNVCPEIHAMRDATRGGLATVLNEFALSSHVGIRINEASIPVREEVQGMCEILGLDPLYLANEGKLVVVVGSDKADTVLSAMQSHPAGKNACIIGEVISAPPGVVLLKTAFGTERIVDMLVGEQLPRIC
- the hypD gene encoding hydrogenase formation protein HypD; the protein is MKYVDEFREPEKAAALRQEIEKLSYQLDKHIKIMEVCGGHTHSIFKYGIEEILPANIELIHGPGCPVCVMPKGRLDDAIAISQNPNVILTTFGDTMRVPGSKHSLLQAKAQGADIRMVYSPLDSLQIAKNNPDKEVVFFALGFETTAPSTAFTILQAAEEHIQNFSMFSNHVLVIPALQALLDNPDLQLDGFVGPGHVSMVIGTEPYEFIAQKYHKPIVVSGFEPLDILQSIWMLLQQLIENRCEVENQYNRLVQKAGNQVALAAMNQVFAVRETFEWRGLNEIPYSGLTIRPEYAQFDAELKFTIPNQKVADHKACQCGEILKGVLKPWQCKVFGTACTPETPIGTCMVSSEGACAAYYKYGRFSTVMQKQTVEQPKVTISS